The segment CTCGTCGATCAGCCGCGCGCGGGTCGCGGCGTCGAGCGTGGCCGCCATCGGCGTGTCGGTGAGGCCGGGCGCGAGGCCCGCGACGCGCACGCGGTGCTCGGCGAGCTCGAGCGCCCAGGTGCGGGTCAGCGCGTCGAGGCCCGCCTTCGCGGCCGCGTAGTTCGACTGCCCCGCGTTGCCGGCGCTGCTGACCGACGAGATGTTGACGATCAGGCCGTCATGCGTCGCGCCGGCTTCGAGCCGCGCCGCGACGAACTCGCGCGCGAGCAGGAACGGCCCCGTCAGGTTGATGCCGATCACGCTGCCCCATTGCGCGGTGGGCAGCTTGCGCGCGTAGCGGTGCGCGTCGAGCGTCGCGAGCCGGCCGTCGCGCAGCACGCCCGCGTTGTTGACGAGCAGGTCGGGCACCGCGTCGTCGTCGACCAGCTCGGCCATCGCGGCCGCGACCGCGCGCTCCTGGCTCACGTCGACCGCCATCGTGCGCAGCCGCGCGGGTGTGGCGAGCGCGTCGGCGAGCGCGCGCAGGCCGGCCGCGTGGTGGTCGAGCGCGATCACGCGCGCCGCGCCCGCCGCGAGCAGCGCCTCGCAGAAGCGCTTGCCGATGCCGCTTGCCGCGCCCGTCACGAGCGCCGTGGTTCCTTCAATTCGCATCGCCGATCTCCTCGTTGACGACGTCGGTTTCCGATTGCGCCGCCGGTTGTGTTGCCGATTTTGCTGCGGTTTGCGCCGCCTGCTGCCGGCGCAGCGCGTCGCGTTCGGCGGGCGTCATGTCGCGCAGCCGCAGCCACGCGGCCGCGACTTTCGCCGCCGCGCCCGGCGACGTTTCGTGGCGCTCGATCAGCGCGGCCATGTCGGCCGGCGTGCGGCTCGCGAGCATCTCGCCGAGCGGCGGCTCGACGCCGAACAGCTGGATCACGCGCGCGTGAATCCGCGTGAGCAGCAGCGAATTGCCGCCGAGCTCGAAGAAGTCGCTGTCGGGCGCGATCGACGCGTCGTCGAACACGCGGCGCCACAGCGCGCACACCATGTCCTCGAGCGCGTTCGCGGCCGTGCGCGCCGGTGTGGCGGCGCGCGGGCGCGCGGGCGCCGCTGCCGCCGCGAGCGCGCGGCGGTCGAGCTTGCCGTTCGCGGTGCGCGGCAGCGCGTCGTGCAGCGCGAACATCTGCGGCACCATGTACGCGGGCAGCTGGCGCGCGAGCGCGTCGCGCAGCGGCGCGTCGTCGAACGGCCGCGCCGGGTCGCGCAGCACCAGGTGCGCCTCGAGCCCCCACGCGCGGCCGTCGAGCCCGCGCCGCACCGTCGCGGCCGCGTCGGCGATGTTGTCGAGCGCGCGCAGGTGGGCTTCGACGTCGCCGAGCTCGATCCGGTAGCCGTTGATCTTTACCTGATCGTCCGCGCGGCCGAGCAGCAGCAGCGTGCCGTCCTCGTTGCGCACCGCGAGGTCGCCGGTCGCATACAGGCGCGCGCCCGGCTCGGGCGACAGCGGATCGGGGCGGAAGCTGCGCGCGGTGCGGCCGGGCGCGCGCGTATAGCCTTGCGCGAGACCCGCGCCGGCGATCGTCAGTTCGCCGACGACGCCGGGCGGCGTCTCGTGGCCGTCCGCATCGACGACGCGCAGGCGCGTCGCGTCGAGCGCGCCGCCGATCCGGCCGGCGACGGCCGCGTCGGCGACGGGCTGCGCGGCCGACCAGATCGTCGTCTCGGTCGGCCCGTAGACGTTCAGCAGCGCGACGCCGCGCGCGAGCAGCGCGCCGGCCAGGTCGGCCGGCAGCGCCTCGCCGCCGCACCACGCATGGAAGCCCGGCTGCGGACGCCAGTCGGCCGACAGCAGCAGGCGCCACGTGAGCGGCGTCGCCTGCAGCACGGTGGTCCGCTGGTCGGCGAGCGCGCGCGCGAGCGCGACGCCGTTCGCGGCCGTCTCGGCGGACGCGATCGCGAGGTGCGCGCGGGTCACGAGCGGCAGGAAGAGTTCCAGCGCGGCGATGTCGAACGACACCGTCGTCACGCTCGTCAGCACGTCGTCCGCGCCGAGCGGGAAGCGCGCGGCGAAGCTGCGCAGCAGGTTGGCGAGGCCGCCGCGGCGCACGTCGACGCCCTTCGGGCGGCCCGTGCTGCCCGACGTGAAGATCGTGTACGCGAGCGCGTCCGGGTGCAGGCGTCGGGCGCGGGCGAGCGCGGTTTGCGCGGCGTCCAGGGTTTCGCCGCAGGCGGACGCGCCGGTACGCGCCGGCGTGATGACCGGCACGCCCGCATCGCCGACCTCGACGTCGGGATGCGCGACGATCGCGACCGGCTTCGCGTCGGCGAGCATCATCGCGCGGCGCTCGGCGGGCAGCAGCGGGTCGATCGGCACGTAGGCGGCGCCCGCGAGCAGCGCGCCGGCGAGCGCGGCGAGCAGATCGACGCCGCGCGGCAGGCAGACGGCGACCGTCGCGCCGGGGCCCGCGCCGGCCGCCGCGAGCCGGTCGGCGAGCTCGCCCGCTTCGGCGAACAGCGCGGCTCGCGTGATCGTGCGGTCCGGGCCGCGAATCTCGCTGGTCGGCGTGGCGTCGAGCGCGCGGGCGAACAGGTCGATCAGCGTGTCGGCGCCTGCATTCGCGAGCGGCGCGGACGGCGCGACTTCAGGCGCGGCGCAAGACGCGAGCGCTCCGATCGTGTCGCCGCGCTCATGCGCGATGCCGGCCGCAAGCTCGACGAGCGCGTCGACCAGCGCGTTCGCGCGCGCTGCCGGCAGCCGCGCCGCGTCGTGCACCGCGTCGATGACGAGGCCGTCCGCGTTCGGCTTCACGTACAGCATCAGCGGATAGTTCGGCGCCTCGTTCGCTTCGATCGCGCCGATCCGCAGGCCGTCCGCGTGCGCGCCCGCGTCTCGGTCGAGCGGATAGTTCTCGTAGACGAACACGCTGTCGAACAGCGGCTGCTGCGCGCTCGCGCCGCTCCACCGCTGCACGTCGACGAGGCTGCAATGCTCGTGCCGCGCGATGGCCGACTGCGCGGCGAACAGCTGGCGCAGGAACGTGCCGACGGGCAGCGCGGGCCGGCAGTCGACGCGCACGGGCAGCGTCGAGATCAGCGCGCCGACCATGCGCTCGACGTCGGCAATCTCGGCCCCGCGCCCGGCGAACGTGACGCCGAACGTGACGTCGCGGGTGCGCGCGACGCGCGACAGCAGCAGCGCATACGCACCTTCGATGACGGTGTTGAGCGTCACGCGCTCGCGCGCGGCGACGGCGTTCAGCGCGGCCGTCA is part of the Burkholderia ubonensis subsp. mesacidophila genome and harbors:
- a CDS encoding SDR family NAD(P)-dependent oxidoreductase, whose translation is MRIEGTTALVTGAASGIGKRFCEALLAAGAARVIALDHHAAGLRALADALATPARLRTMAVDVSQERAVAAAMAELVDDDAVPDLLVNNAGVLRDGRLATLDAHRYARKLPTAQWGSVIGINLTGPFLLAREFVAARLEAGATHDGLIVNISSVSSAGNAGQSNYAAAKAGLDALTRTWALELAEHRVRVAGLAPGLTDTPMAATLDAATRARLIDEMPLKRMVSTDEIWLGLRFIIECDAYVGRTLAIDGGAAFG